In Nerophis lumbriciformis linkage group LG04, RoL_Nlum_v2.1, whole genome shotgun sequence, a single window of DNA contains:
- the mdh2 gene encoding malate dehydrogenase, mitochondrial, whose product MFSRAVRPTVSLARSLSTSSQNNAKVAVLGASGGIGQPLSLLLKNSPLVSQLSLYDIAHTPGVAADLSHIETRAQVTGYMGPDQLGAALQGCEVVVIPAGVPRKPGMTRDDLFNTNATIVATLADACARHCPEAVICVIANPVNSTIPITSEVMKKHGVYNPNKVFGVTTLDIVRANTFVAALKGLDPARVCVPVIGGHAGKTIIPLISQCTPKVEFPPDQLSALTGRIQEAGTEVVKAKAGAGSATLSMAYAGARFTFSVLDAMNGKEGVVECAFVKSEKTVCKYFSTPLLLGKNGIEKNLGLGRITAFEEKLVADAIDELQGSIKKGEDFVANMK is encoded by the coding sequence atgttttCCCGTGCCGTGAGACCTACCGTCAGCCTCGCCAGGAGTTTGTCCACCTCGTCGCAGAACAACGCTAAGGTGGCGGTGCTCGGAGCGTCGGGCGGGATAGGCCAACCTCTGTCCCTGCTACTGAAGAACAGCCCTCTGGTGAGCCAACTCTCCCTCTATGATATCGCACACACACCCGGGGTGGCCGCGGACCTGAGCCACATCGAAACAAGGGCCCAGGTCACGGGCTACATGGGCCCCGATCAGCTCGGTGCTGCTCTGCAAGGCTGTGAAGTCGTGGTCATTCCCGCTGGTGTACCCAGGAAGCCCGGGATGACCCGCGATGACCTTTTCAACACCAACGCTACCATCGTAGCCACCTTGGCTGACGCCTGCGCCCGCCACTGCCCGGAAGCCGTGATCTGTGTCATTGCCAACCCTGTCAACTCCACCATCCCTATTACATCAGAGGTCATGAAGAAGCATGGCGTGTACAATCCTAATAAAGTGTTTGGGGTCACCACCTTGGACATCGTCCGAGCCAACACCTTTGTGGCGGCTCTCAAAGGCCTGGACCCGGCCCGTGTCTGCGTGCCCGTCATCGGGGGTCACGCCGGGAAGACCATCATCCCCCTCATTTCTCAGTGCACGCCCAAAGTGGAGTTCCCTCCTGACCAGTTGTCTGCGCTGACCGGCAGAATCCAGGAGGCCGGCACGGAGGTGGTGAAGGCCAAGGCCGGAGCCGGTTCCGCTACCCTCTCCATGGCGTACGCCGGCGCTCGCTTCACCTTCTCCGTCCTGGACGCCATGAACGGAAAGGAGGGCGTGGTGGAGTGCGCCTTCGTCAAGTCTGAGAAGACAGTGTGCAAGTACTTCTCCACACCTCTCCTCCTGGGCAAGAATGGCATTGAGAAGAATTTAGGGCTGGGCAGGATTACCGCCTTTGAGGAGAAGCTGGTGGCTGATGCCATAGACGAGCTGCAGGGGTCCATCAAGAAGGGGGAGGATTTTGTGGCTAATATGAAGTGA
- the rnf146 gene encoding E3 ubiquitin-protein ligase rnf146 has protein sequence MASCGEIDHSVSSLPPSKKGSSNSGAAGSGNSAESSGSSNTSPALSVPECAICLQSCVHPVQLPCHHVFCFLCVKGASWQSKRCALCRQEVPDDFLERPTLLSPEELKASAGGRGGAASDHAWYYEGRNGWWQYDVRTSRELEDAFSKGKKTAEMLIAGFLYVADLENMVQYRRNEHGRRRKMKRDILDIPKKGVAGLRLDTEGVTGAIAAAGRENSADGADTTAAGVQQQVTGIPPPAAAPPPSSRPPTSLGGQPDNSSPSLEDALSQLQISHRATPSYERSSAGEGVEEDEEEEEASPSRSSDPHTSVDESGSGDWSDDEEEDNDDEGGGGNEEHVEPWVDRPRRQRLNPEDRALPGAESTSPPSSSRSGRSRMPDGQCTVTEV, from the coding sequence ATGGCTAGTTGTGGGGAGATAGATCACTCTGTTAGCTCACTTCCCCCAAGTAAGAAAGGGAGCAGCAACAGCGGTGCTGCCGGAAGTGGGAACAGTGCCGAATCATCTGGTTCCAGCAACACATCGCCGGCCCTGTCTGTACCAGAGTGCGCCATCTGTCTGCAGAGCTGCGTCCACCCCGTGCAACTGCCATGCCACCACGTTTTCTGTTTCCTCTGTGTAAAAGGAGCATCCTGGCAAAGCAAGCGCTGTGCTCTTTGCAGACAGGAAGTGCCAGATGACTTCCTGGAAAGGCCCACACTTCTCTCTCCGGAGGAGCTCAAAGCATCAGCAGGGGGTCGTGGTGGGGCAGCGAGCGATCATGCCTGGTATTACGAGGGCCGCAATGGTTGGTGGCAGTATGATGTGCGAACCAGTCGAGAGCTGGAAGACGCTTTCTCAAAGGGCAAGAAGACGGCAGAGATGCTCATTGCCGGGTTTTTGTATGTAGCTGACTTGGAGAACATGGTACAGTACAGGCGCAATGAACATGGACGTAGACGCAAGATGAAGCGAGACATTTTGGATATTCCCAAGAAGGGAGTAGCTGGACTGCGTTTGGACACTGAGGGCGTCACCGGGGCAATCGCGGCAGCAGGTAGGGAAAACTCTGCTGATGGAGCTGATACCACAGCAGCAGGCGTACAGCAGCAGGTCACTGGCATCCCACCCCCTGCTGCAGCACCTCCACCCTCTTCAAGACCACCTACTTCCTTGGGTGGTCAGCCTGACAACAGCAGCCCCTCTCTGGAGGACGCCCTTTCACAACTACAAATCAGCCACAGAGCCACTCCATCTTATGAACGATCTAGCGCAGGCGAAGGAGTGGAAGAAgatgaggaggaagaagaggcttCACCCTCCAGGTCTTCTGATCCTCACACCTCAGTGGATGAATCTGGCTCTGGAGACTGGAGTGACGATGAGGAAGAGGATAACGACGACGAGGGGGGAGGTGGAAATGAAGAACATGTGGAGCCATGGGTGGATCGGCCTCGGCGACAAAGACTGAACCCAGAGGACCGAGCTCTCCCTGGTGCGGAGTCCACCTCTCCCCCTTCGTCATCTAGAAGTGGAAGGTCCAGAATGCCCGATGGTCAGTGTACAGTAACAGAAGTGTGA